In Haematobia irritans isolate KBUSLIRL chromosome 1, ASM5000362v1, whole genome shotgun sequence, a genomic segment contains:
- the LOC142220506 gene encoding uncharacterized protein LOC142220506 — protein sequence MLGIIWQLFIVLSLLTILKIEALPATTTTPATTHIVSYVHQRKSTKAQKPGQHDEFEDFDFENFSPNLTTKNPEMRGALQQLFGRFVENMETNMENVDNFHPTTNPKNAKLQEMVENNEIPHKLETDDLMDNQTNTLDTAGFGNNEQHESQVNETNWQRSKQSIPVLESVRHLVHSVRDGALNNTEHVKPERHHQLLNESMHRPTPANETSSAIETEEEREMIIESSDLRLLEVLGSIGSRVWGFFSSLKQVFAASTGSASAALSAQTSSSSS from the exons ATGTTGGGAATAATATGGCAATTGTTTATTGTGTTGAGT ctATTAACAATCTTAAAAATTGAAGCTTTACCAGCTACTACCACCACCCCAGCTACCACCCACATTGTCAGTTATGTGCATCAGCGTAAATCGACAAAAGCACAAAAACCTGGACAACATGATGAATTCGAAGAtttcgattttgaaaatttcagtccAAACCTGACCACAAAAAATCCTGAGATGAGAGGAGCTCTACAACAACTGTTTGGAAGATTTGTAGAAAATATGGAAACTAACATGGAAAATGTGGATAATTTCCACCCTACAACTAAtccgaaaaatgctaaattacaAGAAATGGTGGAAAATAATGAGATCCCACATAAACTGGAAACAGATGATTTGATGGACAATCAAACGAATACTTTGGATACAGCTGGTTTTGGTAATAATGAACAACATGAATCACAAGTAAATGAGACCAATTGGCAACGTTCGAAACAAAGTATACCCGTATTGGAATCTGTTCgtcatttggtacatagtgtccgTGATGGAGCCCTCAATAATACTGAGCATGTTAAACCCGAACGGCATCATCAGTTATTAAATGAAAGTATGCATAGACCCACACCAGCAAATGAAACCTCTTCGGCCATTGAGACAGAGGAAGAACGTGAGATGATAATTGAAAGTTCTGATTTGAGACTTTTAGAAGTTTTAGGTTCTATAGGTAGTCGAGTATGGGGTTTCTTCTCTAGTTTGAAACAAGTATTTGCTGCAAGTACTGGTAGTGCTAGTGCTGCTCTCTCAGCGCAAACTTCTTCAAGTAGTTCTTAA